The following coding sequences are from one Thamnophis elegans isolate rThaEle1 chromosome 5, rThaEle1.pri, whole genome shotgun sequence window:
- the TMEM167B gene encoding protein kish-B, translating into MRVTSSALTRGAAVMANVYSLDGLLVFGLLFVCTCAYFRKVPRLKTWLLSEKRGVWGVFYKAAIIGTRLHSAVAISCIVMAFYVLFIK; encoded by the exons ATGCGGGTGACGAGCTCGGCTTTGACTCGTGGGGCGGCCGTCATGGCTAATG TGTATTCCCTGGACGGGCTCTTGGTCTTCGGCTTGCTCTTCGTTTGCACCTGCGCCTACTTCCGGAAGGTGCCTCGCCTGAAAACATGGCTCCTGTCCGAGAAGAGGGGCGTCTGGGGTGTATTTTACAAAG CGGCAATCATTGGTACCAGACTTCATTCAGCAGTGGCAATATCCTGTATTGTCATGGCTTTTTATGTCCTCTTTATAAAATGA
- the LOC116509695 gene encoding LOW QUALITY PROTEIN: probable G-protein coupled receptor 25 (The sequence of the model RefSeq protein was modified relative to this genomic sequence to represent the inferred CDS: inserted 5 bases in 4 codons; deleted 3 bases in 2 codons; substituted 2 bases at 2 genomic stop codons) → MKISELVTDLAMTQNWSRDLESSTVDFFDLGFTNDDFCFMELPFASVFISVIYFMISSLASLGTCCVLVIVLKRGNQRLVDNFILNLAIADLVFVCTLPFWAVTEAFXFLQFGEEFLQNXQLCHFCERCSSILFLMGMSVERFLVMNKHWDSRFLGTRXNTSITCSCIWVFSFLLGIPSLLYRKADPSGXDRFACQDEGSSIIYTFTVLCLTFLLPLGVILFCYCSIFTMLQSHVNVGRKXSHALKIIFVIIGAFICCWLPFNTFTAVITYGVVQNIDFSCEALKVLRWGVIISACLAFTNSCINPIIYXFMDQQFRQKVLKSVLGRLCPAKENAQSSTLFFSSTESSVLFGSKKRFIPATIVPVSSGADLHASKDRYSCYC, encoded by the exons ATGAAGATTTCTGAGTTGGTAACTGACTTGGCCATGACCCAAAATTGGAGCAGAGACTTGGAATCATCCACTGTAGACTTTTTTGATTTAGGATTTACCAATGACGACTTCTGCTTTATGGAA CTGCCATTTGCCTCTGTCTTTATCTCTGTTATCTACTTCATGATTTCTTCATTGGCTTCTTTGGGAACCTGTTGTGTCCTGGTGATCGTGCTGAAGCGAGGCAACCAGAGGCTTGTGGACAACTTCATCCTTAACTTGGCCATTGCAGACCTTGTCTTTGTATGTACTTTGCCTTTCTGGGCTGTGACTGAAGCGTTTTGATTCCTGCAGTTTGGTGAAGAGTTTTTGCAAAATTAGCAGCTATGCCATTTTTGTGAACGTTGCTCAAGCATCTTGTTCCTGATGGGCATGAGTGTGGAA CGCTTCCTTGTGATGAATAAGCACTGGGATTCCAGATTTCTCGGGACCA GAAATACCAGCATTACCTGCAGTTGCATCTGGGTATTTTCCTTCCTATTGGGAATACCATCTTTGCTCTACAGGAAAGCTGATCCCAGTGG AGACAGGTTTGCATGCCAGGATGAAGGCTCTTCTATCATCTATACTTTCACGGTACTTTGTTTGACTTTCTTGCTACCCTTGGGTGTAATCTTATTCTGCTACTGCTCTATCTTCACCATGCTCCAGAGTCATGTCAATGTAGGTAGAA CAAGCCATGCCCTTAAAATCATCTTTGTCATCATTGGGGCATTCATCTGCTGTTGGTTACCCTTCAATACCTTCACAGCTGTCATCACCTATGGTGTGGTACAGAACATCGACTTCTCTTGTGAGGCATTGAAAGTTCTCAGGTGGGGAGTTATTATCAGTGCTTGCTTGGCTTTCACCAACAGCTGCATTAATCCTATCATCT GCTTTATGGATCAGCAATTCCGGCAGAAGGTATTGAAGAGTGTCCTAGGACGTCTTTGTCCCGCAAAGGAAAATGCGCAAAGCTCAACATTGTTCTTTTCATCTACAGAATCAAGCGTTCTATTTGGCAGCAAAAAGAGATTCATACCAGCCACAATTGTTCCAGTTAGCAGTGGGGCTGATTTACATGCCTCTAAAGACAGATATAGTTGC